A DNA window from Hevea brasiliensis isolate MT/VB/25A 57/8 chromosome 2, ASM3005281v1, whole genome shotgun sequence contains the following coding sequences:
- the LOC110640050 gene encoding lysophospholipid acyltransferase LPEAT1-like isoform X1, with protein METELKDENTERSKPCPQKSQPEVAPDDASTMDDLPLLKSDSNRMATENIQELEKKFAAFVRNDVYGTMGRGELQLAKKALLGFALVTLLPIRVMLAMIILFFYYAICRICTLFSAPNRDVEKEQEDFAHMGGWSRAVIVRSGRFLSRVMLFVFGFYWIRETYGILEQPKDKSFSQNEGKNQSGKPERPGAIISNHVSYLDILCHMSSCFPSFVAKRSVAKLPLVGLISKCLGCVYVQRELKSSDFKGVAGVVTERVREANQNTSAPMMMLFPEGTTTNGDFLLPFKTGAFLAGTPVLPVILRYPYQRFSPAWDSISGVRHVIFLLCQFINYIEVKRLPVYYPSQEEKDNPKLYAYNVRWLMAREGDLVMSDIGLAEKRVYHAALNGNNSLPSILHQKDD; from the exons ATGGAGACGGAACTTAAAGACGAGAATACGGAGCGTTCCAAGCCCTGCCCACAGAAATCTCAACCGGAAGTGGCCCCCGACGATGCCTCCACCATGGATGACCTTCCTCTCCTCAAATCTGACTCCAACCGGATGGCGACGGAGAATATCCAAGAGCTGGAGAAGAAATTCGCTGCGTTCGTGCGCAATGACGTCTACGGGACCATGGGACGCGGCGAGCTGCAGTTGGCCAAGAAGGCCCTGCTAGGCTTCGCGTTGGTGACTTTGTTACCGATTCGAGTTATGCTTGCAATGATAATATTGTTCTTTTATTACGCAATTTGTAGGATTTGCACGCTGTTCTCTGCTCCGAACCGGGACGTGGAGAAGGAGCAGGAGGATTTCGCGCATATGGGAGGGTGGAGCAGGGCCGTGATTGTGAGGTCTGGGAGGTTTCTTTCTAGAGTTATGCTTTTCGTGTTTGGATTTTATTGGATTAGGGAAACCTATGGAATTCTAGAGCAGCCAAAAGACAAGTCTTTTTCTCAG AATGAGGGCAAAAATCAATCTGGAAAACCTGAAAGACCTGGGGCAATAATCTCCAATCATGTTTCGTATTTGGATATTTTGTGTCACATGTCTTCTTGTTTTCCAAGTTTTGTCGCCAAG AGATCAGTGGCCAAACTTCCTCTTGTTGGTCTCATCAG CAAGTGCCTTGGTTGTGTCTATGTTCAAAGAGAGTTGAAGTCATCTGACTTCAAAGGAGTTGCAG GTGTCGTGACTGAAAGAGTTAGAGAAGCTAATCAGAATACATCTGCTCCAATGATGATGCTTTTTCCCG AAGGCACCACTACAAATGGAGATTTTCTTCTTCCATTTAAGACAGGCGCATTCTTAGCTGGTACTCCTGTACTTCCAGTGATTCTGAGATATCCTTACCAAAGATTCAGTCCTGCATGGGATTCAATTTCTGGG GTGCGCCATGTGATTTTTCTCCTATGTCAATTCATAAATTACATAGAAGTCAAAAGGTTACCTGTTTACTATCCATCACAGGAAGAGAAGGACAACCCAAAGCTATATGCTTATAATGTCCGATGGTTGATGGCTCGTGAG GGTGATTTAGTTATGTCAGATATTGGACTAGCTGAGAAGCGAGTATATCATGCTGCTCTCAATGGTAATAATAGCCTGCCTAGTATTTTGCATCAGAAAGACGATTGA
- the LOC110640057 gene encoding peroxisomal membrane protein 11A-like, producing the protein MDSETSTQKPAIAPAPTPETLAPPSPTKDRDFLNHLEAYLAKRDGVDKLLKISRYASKIVLASSALPESLILTQRLKSFESSVGLSRKAFRLGKFVQDLNALRNSHFHSKQEIFLAIIAYGGEGLYYFVEQFVWLAKAGLIDSKHSKNLGKISAWFEFIGYIGGISLKIRDLKKLIEDEVYLESTIEVAVVRGNGYRVEEEKMKKLREKKLMKKLSIIQDLADGLMALADIRDGKGRLSAPLLVSFAGLLSALISAHKNWVSC; encoded by the coding sequence ATGGATTCCGAGACTTCGACACAGAAGCCAGCGATCGCTCCAGCACCAACCCCTgaaaccctagctccaccatcCCCAACCAAAGACAGAGACTTCCTCAACCACCTGGAAGCTTACCTAGCTAAGCGAGATGGCGTGGACAAGCTACTTAAGATCTCGCGTTACGCCTCCAAGATCGTTTTGGCCTCCTCAGCTCTTCCCGAATCTCTAATTTTAACTCAGCGGTTAAAGAGCTTCGAGTCTAGCGTAGGACTGAGTCGCAAAGCCTTTCGACTCGGCAAATTTGTTCAGGACCTTAACGCTCTTAGAAACTCTCATTTCCATTCGAAACAAGAAATTTTCCTCGCCATTATTGCTTATGGAGGCGAAGGCTTGTATTATTTTGTCGAACAATTCGTTTGGCTGGCTAAAGCAGGCTTGATCGATAGCAAACACTCAAAAAATTTGGGAAAAATCAGTGCCTGGTTTGAGTTTATAGGATACATAGGTGGTATTTCTCTCAAAATTAGGGATTTGAAGAAATTAATTGAAGATGAGGTCTATTTGGAATCGACCATTGAGGTTGCTGTTGTGAGAGGAAATGGGTATCGAGTGGAAGAAGAGAAGATGAAGAAGCTGAGAGAGAAGAAGTTGATGAAGAAACTTTCGATTATACAGGACTTAGCTGATGGGTTAATGGCGTTAGCAGATATTCGAGACGGGAAGGGGCGGCTCTCGGCGCCGCTTTTGGTATCGTTTGCAGGACTTTTGTCTGCCTTGATTAGTGCTCACAAGAACTGGGTATCTTGTTGA
- the LOC110640050 gene encoding lysophospholipid acyltransferase LPEAT1-like isoform X2, which produces METELKDENTERSKPCPQKSQPEVAPDDASTMDDLPLLKSDSNRMATENIQELEKKFAAFVRNDVYGTMGRGELQLAKKALLGFALVTLLPIRVMLAMIILFFYYAICRICTLFSAPNRDVEKEQEDFAHMGGWSRAVIVRSGRFLSRVMLFVFGFYWIRETYGILEQPKDKSFSQNEGKNQSGKPERPGAIISNHVSYLDILCHMSSCFPSFVAKWPNFLLLVSSGVVTERVREANQNTSAPMMMLFPEGTTTNGDFLLPFKTGAFLAGTPVLPVILRYPYQRFSPAWDSISGVRHVIFLLCQFINYIEVKRLPVYYPSQEEKDNPKLYAYNVRWLMAREGDLVMSDIGLAEKRVYHAALNGNNSLPSILHQKDD; this is translated from the exons ATGGAGACGGAACTTAAAGACGAGAATACGGAGCGTTCCAAGCCCTGCCCACAGAAATCTCAACCGGAAGTGGCCCCCGACGATGCCTCCACCATGGATGACCTTCCTCTCCTCAAATCTGACTCCAACCGGATGGCGACGGAGAATATCCAAGAGCTGGAGAAGAAATTCGCTGCGTTCGTGCGCAATGACGTCTACGGGACCATGGGACGCGGCGAGCTGCAGTTGGCCAAGAAGGCCCTGCTAGGCTTCGCGTTGGTGACTTTGTTACCGATTCGAGTTATGCTTGCAATGATAATATTGTTCTTTTATTACGCAATTTGTAGGATTTGCACGCTGTTCTCTGCTCCGAACCGGGACGTGGAGAAGGAGCAGGAGGATTTCGCGCATATGGGAGGGTGGAGCAGGGCCGTGATTGTGAGGTCTGGGAGGTTTCTTTCTAGAGTTATGCTTTTCGTGTTTGGATTTTATTGGATTAGGGAAACCTATGGAATTCTAGAGCAGCCAAAAGACAAGTCTTTTTCTCAG AATGAGGGCAAAAATCAATCTGGAAAACCTGAAAGACCTGGGGCAATAATCTCCAATCATGTTTCGTATTTGGATATTTTGTGTCACATGTCTTCTTGTTTTCCAAGTTTTGTCGCCAAG TGGCCAAACTTCCTCTTGTTGGTCTCATCAG GTGTCGTGACTGAAAGAGTTAGAGAAGCTAATCAGAATACATCTGCTCCAATGATGATGCTTTTTCCCG AAGGCACCACTACAAATGGAGATTTTCTTCTTCCATTTAAGACAGGCGCATTCTTAGCTGGTACTCCTGTACTTCCAGTGATTCTGAGATATCCTTACCAAAGATTCAGTCCTGCATGGGATTCAATTTCTGGG GTGCGCCATGTGATTTTTCTCCTATGTCAATTCATAAATTACATAGAAGTCAAAAGGTTACCTGTTTACTATCCATCACAGGAAGAGAAGGACAACCCAAAGCTATATGCTTATAATGTCCGATGGTTGATGGCTCGTGAG GGTGATTTAGTTATGTCAGATATTGGACTAGCTGAGAAGCGAGTATATCATGCTGCTCTCAATGGTAATAATAGCCTGCCTAGTATTTTGCATCAGAAAGACGATTGA
- the LOC110640051 gene encoding deSI-like protein At4g17486 isoform X1, whose translation MKFGSKKGWKSIVPLRLKGKSAPRFCLFPKPRSTSYGPGSAPVYLNVYDLTPMNGYVYWAGLGIFHSGVEVHGVEYAFGAHDYPTSGVFEVEPQQCPGFKFRKSILIGTTCLDPVQVREFMEQHAASYHGDTYHLIVKNCNHFCKDICYKLTGKPIPKWVNRLAKIGSVCNCILPESLKISAVRHDPDGQSYDSERRRLRSAFSCLSSISMRQKQLSTSSMFLQSPLKGCLPWELKRSINGSLKER comes from the exons ATGAAATTTGGTTCAAAGAAAGGATGGAAATCCATTGTGCCCCTTCGTTTGAAAGGCAAATCAGCCCCCCGCTTCTGTTTGTTTCCCAAACCACGGTCAACTAGCTACGGTCCAGGAAGTGCGCCAGTTTATCTCAATGTGTATGACTTGACACCCATGAATGGCTATGTCTATTGGGCAGGCCTTGGTATCTTTCACTCTGGCGTGGAAG TTCATGGTGTCGAATATGCATTTGGTGCTCATGACTACCCAACAAGTGGTGTTTTTGAGGTGGAACCTCAGCAATGTCCAGGCTTCAAGttcaggaaatcaatattgattgggACCACATGCTTGGATCCTGTTCAGGTCAGGGAGTTCATGGAGCAGCATGCTGCAAGCTACCATGGTGATACATATCACTTGATTGTTAAAAATTGCAATCATTTCTGCAAAGACATCTGTTACAAGTTAACCGGGAAACCAATTCCAAAATGGGTAAATCGACTAGCAAAAATAG GTTCAGTTTGCAACTGTATACTTCCTGAATCTCTGAAGATATCTGCTGTTCGGCATGATCCTGATGGCCAATCTTATGATAGTGAGAGGAGAAGGTTGAGAAGTGCTTTCAGCTGCCTGTCTTCAATCTCAATGCGACAAAAGCAGCTATCAACTTCTTCAATGTTTCTACAATCACCCTTGAAAGGCTGCCTCCCATGGGAGCTGAAAAGGTCTATCAATGGTTCCTTAAAGGAAAGATGA
- the LOC110640051 gene encoding deSI-like protein At4g17486 isoform X2 — protein sequence MKFGSKKGWKSIVPLRLKGKSAPRFCLFPKPRSTSYGPGSAPVYLNVYDLTPMNGYVYWAGLGIFHSGVEVHGVEYAFGAHDYPTSGVFEVEPQQCPGFKFRKSILIGTTCLDPVQVREFMEQHAASYHGDTYHLIVKNCNHFCKDICYKLTGKPIPKWVNRLAKIVCNCILPESLKISAVRHDPDGQSYDSERRRLRSAFSCLSSISMRQKQLSTSSMFLQSPLKGCLPWELKRSINGSLKER from the exons ATGAAATTTGGTTCAAAGAAAGGATGGAAATCCATTGTGCCCCTTCGTTTGAAAGGCAAATCAGCCCCCCGCTTCTGTTTGTTTCCCAAACCACGGTCAACTAGCTACGGTCCAGGAAGTGCGCCAGTTTATCTCAATGTGTATGACTTGACACCCATGAATGGCTATGTCTATTGGGCAGGCCTTGGTATCTTTCACTCTGGCGTGGAAG TTCATGGTGTCGAATATGCATTTGGTGCTCATGACTACCCAACAAGTGGTGTTTTTGAGGTGGAACCTCAGCAATGTCCAGGCTTCAAGttcaggaaatcaatattgattgggACCACATGCTTGGATCCTGTTCAGGTCAGGGAGTTCATGGAGCAGCATGCTGCAAGCTACCATGGTGATACATATCACTTGATTGTTAAAAATTGCAATCATTTCTGCAAAGACATCTGTTACAAGTTAACCGGGAAACCAATTCCAAAATGGGTAAATCGACTAGCAAAAATAG TTTGCAACTGTATACTTCCTGAATCTCTGAAGATATCTGCTGTTCGGCATGATCCTGATGGCCAATCTTATGATAGTGAGAGGAGAAGGTTGAGAAGTGCTTTCAGCTGCCTGTCTTCAATCTCAATGCGACAAAAGCAGCTATCAACTTCTTCAATGTTTCTACAATCACCCTTGAAAGGCTGCCTCCCATGGGAGCTGAAAAGGTCTATCAATGGTTCCTTAAAGGAAAGATGA